One part of the Glycine soja cultivar W05 chromosome 11, ASM419377v2, whole genome shotgun sequence genome encodes these proteins:
- the LOC114373306 gene encoding F-box protein At3g56470-like: protein MTRDWSNLPRDLVSQIVSGLGLIDFLSFRGVCEDWRVASSTLSSEVKESLRCDPWFLIYEEEEDSHSQCSLLSPENKRYTINIPELHGAACLASYKGWLLLFRHGSLFFFSPFSRATIELPNCPFAEATNEHVAAFSSAPTSKDCIVTVVNRISDSELELFFICRGESEWSTRCYDGYKLSTMTTALFCEGKEFHFLDVDNRLAIFDSETKEWNRYNYRICRERSRDQPASSVRTLSYVVRKNVFQDKNTRKMGLLEENDSISTCGTAIPHPKGEFHRIVIKSESIEAAATQPESRHLKGVWIQPIYFYVPPGLTW from the coding sequence ATGACAAGGGACTGGTCAAATCTGCCTCGTGACCTTGTTTCACAAATTGTGAGTGGTCTAGGGCTTATTGACTTTCTCAGTTTCCGTGGTGTTTGCGAAGATTGGCGCGTGGCTTCttccacactttcctctgaAGTTAAAGAATCTCTTAGGTGTGATCCTTGGTTTCTCATctatgaagaagaggaagattcTCACTCTCAGTGTTCCCTTCTGAGCCCTGAGAATAAACGCTACACCATCAACATCCCAGAACTGCATGGAGCAGCATGCCTTGCATCATATAAAGGATGGTTACTTCTCTTTCGCCACGGTTCGTTGTTCTTCTTTAGTCCCTTTTCCAGGGCAACAATAGAGCTTCCAAATTGTCCTTTCGCTGAAGCAACTAATGAGCATGTTGCAGCGTTTTCATCTGCCCCCACTTCTAAAGATTGCATTGTTACTGTTGTCAACCGCATCAGTGATTCTGAGTTGGAACTCTTCTTCATTTGCAGAGGGGAGAGTGAATGGTCCACGCGCTGCTATGATGGCTATAAGCTTAGTACAATGACAACAGCTTTGTTTTGTGAAGGCAAGGAATTTCACTTTCTGGACGTGGATAATCGATTGGCTATCTTTGATTCTGAAACCAAAGAATGGAACAGGTACAACTATCGTATATGTCGTGAACGATCAAGGGATCAACCTGCATCATCGGTTAGAACATTGAGCTATGTGGTACGTAAAAACGTTTTTCAGGATAAGAATACCAGAAAAATGGGGTTATTAGAAGAAAATGATTCGATTTCTACATGCGGGACTGCAATTCCACACCCTAAAGGTGAATTTCATCGGATCGTGATTAAGAGTGAAAGCATTGAGGCAGCAGCAACTCAACCTGAAAGCCGTCATCTTAAAGGGGTATGGATCCAAcccatatatttttatgttcctCCTGGCCTAACATGGTAA
- the LOC114373133 gene encoding 50S ribosomal protein L34, chloroplastic-like, with protein MASLSLCIAMRAPTPSASLILTTPKPSSLSLNLTRTCSSARSPLLHCSFLSSPSHLSSPSSVSGLSLGLDLTSNVGTRRGKGSGLVVRAGKAALCLTKRSRSRKSLARTHGFRKRMSTPGGRAVLRRRRAKGRRVLCTKTHPNSGK; from the exons ATGGCTTCGTTATCGCTTTGCATAGCCATGAGAGCACCCACTCCCTCAGCTTCTCTCATTCTCACTACCCCAAAACCATCTTCACTCTCTTTGAACCTTACCCGCACTTGCTCCAGCGCTCGCTCTCCGCTCCTCCATTGCTCCTTCCTCTCTTCTCCTTCCCATCTCTCTTCCCCTTCCTCCGTTTCAG GCTTGTCACTTGGATTGGATTTGACATCTAATGTTGGGACCAGAAGAGGAAAAGGTTCTGGCCTAGTTGTGAGGGCAGGCAAGGCTGCTCTTTGTCTGACTAAGAGAAGCAGATCAAGAAAATCATTGGCACGCACTCATGGTTTCCGCAAAAGAATGAGCACACCAGGTGGAAGAGCTGTTTTAAGGCGACGACGTGCCAAAGGACGGAGAGTCCTATGCACCAAGACCCACCCAAATAGTGGGAAATAG